The following coding sequences are from one Microtus pennsylvanicus isolate mMicPen1 chromosome 1, mMicPen1.hap1, whole genome shotgun sequence window:
- the LOC142838911 gene encoding olfactory receptor 4C11: MKQNSSVTEFILSGLTQDPLKQKMVFVIFLIFYMGTVVGNTLIIVTIKFSRTLGSPMYFFLFYLSFADSCFSTSTAPRLIVDAISKKSIISYNECITQVFALHLFGCMEIFVLILMAVDRYVAICKPLRYPVIMSRQVCVILIVLAWIGSFIHSTAQIVLALRLPFCGPNLIDHYCCDLQPLLKLACMDIYMINLLLVSNSGAICSSSFVLLMISYFVILHSLRNHSAEGRKKALSTCTSHIIVVILFFGPCIFIYARPPTTFPMDKMVAVFYTIGTPFLNPLIYTLRNAEVKNAMKKLWHVKIMTE, translated from the coding sequence ATGAAGCAGAACAGCAGTGTAACTGAGTTTATACTGTCAGGCTTGACACAGGATCCCCTGAAGCAGAAAATGGTGTTTGTAATCTTCTTAATTTTCTACATGGGTACTGTGGTGGGGAACACACTCATTATTGTGACAATCAAGTTCAGCCGGACTCTTGGGAgtcccatgtactttttcctgttttatttgtcCTTCGCTGACTCATGCTTTTCAACATCCACAGCCCCAAGACTCATTGTGGATGCCATCTCTAAAAAGAGCATCATTTCCTACAATGAATGTATCACACAAGTCTTTGCTCTCCATCTATTTGGCTGCATGGAGATCTTTGTCCTTATTCTCATGGCTGTTGACcgttatgtggccatctgcaaaccCTTGCGTTACCCAGTCATCATGAGCCGTCAGGTCTGTGTCATCCTGATTGTTCTCGCCTGGATAGGGTCTTTTATACATTCCACTGCTCAAATTGTTCTGGCCTTGAGACTGCCCTTCTGTGGGCCCAATTTGATTGACCATTACTGCTGTGACTTGCAGCCCTTGTTGAAACTTGCCTGCATGGACATATACATGATAAACCTGCTCTTAGTGTCGAACAGTGGTGCAATCTGCTCAAgcagttttgttcttttgatgatctcATATTTTGTCATCTTACACTCTCTGCGAAACCATAGtgcagaagggaggaaaaaggctCTCTCTACTTGCACTTCTCATATCATAGTAGTTATCCTATTCTTTGGTCCCTGCATATTCATATATGCACGACCACCCACCACTTTTCCTATGGACAAGATGGTAGCAGTATTTTATACAATTGGAACACCCTTTCTCAACCCACTCATCTATACGCTAAGGAATGCAGAAGTAAAAAATGCTATGAAAAAGTTATGGCATGTTAAAATTATGACTGAATGA
- the LOC142838919 gene encoding olfactory receptor 4P4-like encodes MGYVNITEFILLGLFHNEDVKTMCSVLFLLCYLAILCGNLVVLLTIRGSQLSEHPMYFFLSYLSLMDVCFTSTVAPKLIIDLLVQCNAISYSGCIAQMFFAHFFGATEIFILVVMAYDRYVAICRPLYYMITMNRAVCYVLVVVSVIGAFVHSLVHVLIVISLPFCGANEIDHYFCDIFPLLKLACSDTRLIIIIIITTTGVQSILTFVALVISYIIILSTLRTRSSKGRRKALSTCGSHITVVFMFFLPLIFTYVPVGDPVGDDKVFALFYTVIAPLFNPLIYTLRNTDMKNAMRKVWCQEKLSEGK; translated from the coding sequence ATGGGATATGTAAACATCACAGAATTTATCTTACTGGGACTTTTCCATAATGAGGATGTCAAGACCATGTGTTCTGTGTTGTTCTTGCTTTGTTATCTTGCAATTCTCTGTGGAAACCTGGTGGTTCTTCTCACCATCAGGGGCAGCCAACTTAGTGAGCATCCAATGTACTTTTTTCTGAGCTACCTCTCCCTCATGGATGTGTGTTTCACTTCCACAGTGGCCCCTAAATTGATTATAGACCTATTGGTACAGTGTAATGCTATATCCTACAGTGGCTGCATAGCCCAGATGTTTTTTGCCCACTTCTTTGGTGCCACGGAGATATTTATCTTGGTGGTTatggcctatgatcgctatgTAGCCATTTGCAGACCCCTTTACTATATGATCACCATGAACAGAGCAGTGTGCTATGTTCTTGTGGTAGTCTCAGTCATTGGTGCTTTTGTACACTCACTTGTGCATGTACTGATTGTGATCAGTCTTCCCTTCTGTGGTGCCAATGAGATAGACCACTACTTCTGTGACATATTCCCCCTGCTGAAACTGGCCTGCTCTGATACAAGACTCATCATTATTATAATCATTACTACCACAGGGGTGCAGTCCATTTTGACCTTTGTTGCCTTGGTCATTTCTTACATCATCATTTTGTCTACACTGAGGACGCGCTCATCCAAGGGCCGCCGGAAAGCTCTTTCTACATGTGGCTCACATATTACAGTTGTATTCATGTTCTTCTTGCCGCTCATCTTTACCTATGTCCCAGTGGGTGATCCTGTTGGGGATGACAAGGTGTTTGCTCTATTTTACACTGTGATCGCCCCTTTGTTCAACCCTCTGATCTACACACTGAGGAATACAGATATGAAGAATGCCATGAGGAAGGTGTGGTGCCAAGAAAAACTGTCGGAAGGAAAGTGA